A window from Musa acuminata AAA Group cultivar baxijiao chromosome BXJ3-10, Cavendish_Baxijiao_AAA, whole genome shotgun sequence encodes these proteins:
- the LOC135651127 gene encoding cell division cycle 20.2, cofactor of APC complex-like, which yields MASPLMRLRDREWYSPASNELAHPGDRFIPTRCLMNLDFARSSLTERRRREPAAIDSPVILTPKDEYRRRVEENMRLDSEGKPRKMLVFRGSPRNSKPSVLLVDEMMKDQQARLRPIDRIRHVPKSADRILDGTALLDDYYLNLMDWGKNNILAVALGRSVYFWNATNNSVQLLLTAADEDDHPTSIAWSMDAKTVAVGFARSRVEIWDAIELQQVRILEGHSARVGSLSWNQNVLTSGSHDASIINHDVRSSHHLASRLRAHSEEVCGLKWSGGGNLLASGGNDNLVHVWESSKMGSSKYLHRYSDHCAAVRALAWCPFRSSTLASGGGTADQCIKIWNTQTGKCTDSINTSAQVCALEWNRHEKEILSAHGYSQNQLSLWAYPSMTKIADLTGHTARVLHLSQSPDGCTVASAAADETIRFWKVFEHQPRRGSSKLDDEDRLFSLNRTHIR from the exons ATGGCGTCGCCTCTGATGAGGCTCCGGGATCGAGAGTGGTACTCCCCCGCCTCCAACGAGCTCGCCCATCCG GGGGATCGGTTCATACCGACGAGGTGCTTGATGAATCTGGACTTCGCTCGGTCCTCACTGACGGAAAGGCGACGGAGGGAGCCTGCCGCCATCGACAGCCCCGTGATCTTGACCCCTAAG GATGAGTACAGGAGGAGggtggaggagaatatgaggctCGATTCGGAGGGGAAGCCACGCAAGATGTTGGTTTTCAGAGGGAGCCCAAGAAACTCCAAACCCAGCGTTCTTCTTGTGGACGAGATGATGAAAGATCAGCAGGCGCGGCTAAGGCCGATCGATCGAATTCGTCATGTTCCCAAG TCAGCGGATCGGATTCTGGATGGAACGGCACTCCTTGATGATTACTACCTAAACCTCATGGACTGGGGGAAGAACAACATCTTGGCAGTCGCCCTGGGGCGCTCAGTCTACTTCTGGAATGCCACGAACAATTCCGTACAGTTGCTGCTTACAGCAGCAGATGAGGACGATCACCCCACAAGCATTGCCTGGTCCATGGATGCCAAGACCGTGGCCGTAGGATTTGCGAGATCCAGAGTTGAGATATGGGATGCcatagaattgcagcag GTTAGAATCCTGGAAGGGCACTCGGCTCGAGTCGGCAGCCTTTCTTGGAATCAGAACGTCTTGACATCGGGCAGCCATGACGCATCCATAATTAACCATGATG TTAGATCTTCCCACCACTTGGCCTCTCGGCTTAGAGCACACTCCGAAGAAGTCTGTGGCCTGAAGTGGTCGGGCGGCGGGAATCTGCTGGCGAGCGGCGGCAACGACAACCTCGTTCACGTGTGGGAATCCTCGAAGATGGGATCGTCAAAGTACCTGCACAGGTACAGCGACCACTGCGCCGCCGTGAGAGCCCTCGCGTGGTGCCCGTTCCGATCGAGTACGTTGGCTTCCGGTGGTGGAACTGCTGACCAGTGCATCAAGATTTGGAACACCCAAACGGGGAAGTGTACCGACAGCATCAACACCTCTGCGCAG GTCTGTGCGCTGGAGTGGAACAGACACGAGAAGGAGATTCTGAGCGCCCATGGTTACAGTCAGAATCAGCTGAGCTTATGGGCATACCCTTCGATGACAAAGATCGCAGATTTAACCGGGCATACCGCCAGAGTCTTACACCTTTCTCAG AGCCCGGATGGATGCACGGTGGCGTCGGCTGCAGCGGACGAAACAATTCGTTTCTGGAAAGTGTTCGAACACCAACCTCGACGTGGCTCTTCCAAGCTGGATGATGAGGATCGCCTATTCTCGCTCAACAGAACGCACATAAGATGA
- the LOC135651045 gene encoding uncharacterized protein LOC135651045 — translation MAEELPDGVGAGNPGVEGGGGEPGQPATARTLKGKSCKGCLYYSSLLKSDSRNPVCVGISRTLPTAPLFIMGESEMKATQDGHDLSDFKYACIGCSIFMDNNDKQEHRAQLPFCAGIELLVEKRVSTSDHVAAPVQKEDATARFPLQPHQPGQSSAELLSKFRRNAGVVASGVAKNLNKVGNYIKDNIDDIFYPFRKPPK, via the exons ATGGCGGAGGAATTACCCGACGGTGTTGGTGCGGGAAACCCGGGCGTagaaggcggcggcggcgaaCCAGGGCAGCCCGCTACGGCAAGAACTCTCAAGGGGAAATCCTGCAAGGGATGTCTGTACTATTCTTCGCTCCTCAAATCCGACTCACGTAATCCCGTCTGCGTTGGGATTAGCCGGACTCTTCCAACAG CACCTTTATTCATTATGGGGGAGTCTGAAATGAAAGCTACACAAGATGGGCACGATCTGTCAGATTTCAAGTATGCCTGCATTGGTTGTTCCATTTTCATGGATAACAATGATAAGCAAGAACACCGAGCACAGTTGCCATTTTGTGCTGGCATTGAG CTATTAGTGGAGAAAAGAGTGTCAACCTCTGATCATGTTGCTGCACCAGTTCAAAAAGAAG ATGCTACCGCCCGATTCCCATTACAACCACACCAACCAGGTCAATCTTCGGCAGAACTTCTCAGCAA GTTTAGAAGGAATGCTGGAGTGGTAGCTTCAGGTGTGGCTAAGAACCTGAACAAAGTGGGAAATTACATAAAGGACAACATTGATGATATATTTTACCCTTTCCGCAAGCCACCCAAGTAG